The Phoenix dactylifera cultivar Barhee BC4 chromosome 15, palm_55x_up_171113_PBpolish2nd_filt_p, whole genome shotgun sequence genome contains a region encoding:
- the LOC103716390 gene encoding myb-related protein 1-like isoform X8, with product MGSQEMPNHGDDRGLVLSVDAKPRLKWTQQLHRRFVDAVSQLGGADKATPKSLMRAMGVPGLTLYHLKSHLQKYRLAKNRDTNTPGDNKKKADCKATSTTTMENEAAHIDQEKTPAQFDETMVQMQIEVQRKLQEQIEVQRHLQLRIEAQGKYLRSVLRKAQETLAGYTSNSLGVEAAKAELSELVSAVETECLSSSFSQERQDAKVRKQRRLEHSSSLDNWSEGSDEINPNGTKAVETRANDMLGKEKGSCSSIIYGEASVEQPTSGKQETSSFGVPRGLDLNR from the exons ATGGGTTCGCAGGAAATGCCCAACCATGGCGACGATCGAGGATTGGTCCTCTCTGTTGATGCGAAGCCACGGCTTAAATGGACACAGCAGCTTCACCGGCGCTTCGTTGATGCAGTCTCTCAGCTTGGCGGAGCGGACA AAGCAACACCAAAATCATTGATGCGAGCAATGGGAGTTCCCGGGCTTACTCTTTACCATCTGAAGAGTCATCTTCAG AAATATAGGCTAGCAAAGAATCGAGATACAAACACACCAGGTGACAATAAAAAGAAAG CAGATTGCAAGGCAACTAGTACCACGACCATGGAGAACGAAGCTGCCCATATCGATCAGGAGAAAACTCCAGCTCAGTTCGACGA GACCATGGTGCAGATGCAAATCGAGGTGCAGAGGAAGTTGCAGGAACAAATTGAG GTGCAGAGACACTTGCAGCTCCGTATCGAAGCGCAAGGAAAGTACCTGCGGTCGGTTCTGAGAAAGGCCCAGGAAACACTCGCTGGTTATACTTCGAATTCATTGGGAgtggaggccgccaaggccgAACTCTCGGAGCTGGTCTCTGCGGTGGAGACGGAGTGCTTGAGTTCTTCCTTCTCGCAAG AGAGACAGGACGCAAAGGTTCGAAAGCAACGTAGACTGGAGCACAGCTCCTCTCTCGACAACTGGAGCGAAGGGTCCGACGAGATCAATCCTAATGGCACGAAAGCGGTGGAGACTCGAGCGAACGACATGCTCGGTAAGGAGAAGGGAAGCTGCAGTAGCATCATCTATGGGGAAGCCAGCGTCGAACAGCCCACAAGTGGGAAGCAGGAAACCAGTAGTTTTGGGGTCCCGCGAGGGCTCGATCTAAACAGATAG
- the LOC103716390 gene encoding myb-related protein 2-like isoform X3, which yields MGSQEMPNHGDDRGLVLSVDAKPRLKWTQQLHRRFVDAVSQLGGADKATPKSLMRAMGVPGLTLYHLKSHLQKYRLAKNRDTNTPGDNKKKADCKATSTTTMENEAAHIDQEKTPAQFDETMVQMQIEVQRKLQEQIERHLQLRIEAQGKYLRSVLRKAQETLAGYTSNSLGVEAAKAELSELVSAVETECLSSSFSQGSLIPKRAEHADCSTDSCLTSSLERQDAKVRKQRRLEHSSSLDNWSEGSDEINPNGTKAVETRANDMLGKEKGSCSSIIYGEASVEQPTSGKQETSSFGVPRGLDLNR from the exons ATGGGTTCGCAGGAAATGCCCAACCATGGCGACGATCGAGGATTGGTCCTCTCTGTTGATGCGAAGCCACGGCTTAAATGGACACAGCAGCTTCACCGGCGCTTCGTTGATGCAGTCTCTCAGCTTGGCGGAGCGGACA AAGCAACACCAAAATCATTGATGCGAGCAATGGGAGTTCCCGGGCTTACTCTTTACCATCTGAAGAGTCATCTTCAG AAATATAGGCTAGCAAAGAATCGAGATACAAACACACCAGGTGACAATAAAAAGAAAG CAGATTGCAAGGCAACTAGTACCACGACCATGGAGAACGAAGCTGCCCATATCGATCAGGAGAAAACTCCAGCTCAGTTCGACGA GACCATGGTGCAGATGCAAATCGAGGTGCAGAGGAAGTTGCAGGAACAAATTGAG AGACACTTGCAGCTCCGTATCGAAGCGCAAGGAAAGTACCTGCGGTCGGTTCTGAGAAAGGCCCAGGAAACACTCGCTGGTTATACTTCGAATTCATTGGGAgtggaggccgccaaggccgAACTCTCGGAGCTGGTCTCTGCGGTGGAGACGGAGTGCTTGAGTTCTTCCTTCTCGCAAGGTAGCTTGATTCCCAAACGAGCTGAACATGCTGACTGCTCCACGGACAGCTGCTTAACTTCATCTTTAGAGAGACAGGACGCAAAGGTTCGAAAGCAACGTAGACTGGAGCACAGCTCCTCTCTCGACAACTGGAGCGAAGGGTCCGACGAGATCAATCCTAATGGCACGAAAGCGGTGGAGACTCGAGCGAACGACATGCTCGGTAAGGAGAAGGGAAGCTGCAGTAGCATCATCTATGGGGAAGCCAGCGTCGAACAGCCCACAAGTGGGAAGCAGGAAACCAGTAGTTTTGGGGTCCCGCGAGGGCTCGATCTAAACAGATAG
- the LOC103716390 gene encoding myb-related protein 2-like isoform X7 — protein MGSQEMPNHGDDRGLVLSVDAKPRLKWTQQLHRRFVDAVSQLGGADKATPKSLMRAMGVPGLTLYHLKSHLQKYRLAKNRDTNTPDCKATSTTTMENEAAHIDQEKTPAQFDETMVQMQIEVQRKLQEQIEVQRHLQLRIEAQGKYLRSVLRKAQETLAGYTSNSLGVEAAKAELSELVSAVETECLSSSFSQGSLIPKRAEHADCSTDSCLTSSLERQDAKVRKQRRLEHSSSLDNWSEGSDEINPNGTKAVETRANDMLGKEKGSCSSIIYGEASVEQPTSGKQETSSFGVPRGLDLNR, from the exons ATGGGTTCGCAGGAAATGCCCAACCATGGCGACGATCGAGGATTGGTCCTCTCTGTTGATGCGAAGCCACGGCTTAAATGGACACAGCAGCTTCACCGGCGCTTCGTTGATGCAGTCTCTCAGCTTGGCGGAGCGGACA AAGCAACACCAAAATCATTGATGCGAGCAATGGGAGTTCCCGGGCTTACTCTTTACCATCTGAAGAGTCATCTTCAG AAATATAGGCTAGCAAAGAATCGAGATACAAACACACCAG ATTGCAAGGCAACTAGTACCACGACCATGGAGAACGAAGCTGCCCATATCGATCAGGAGAAAACTCCAGCTCAGTTCGACGA GACCATGGTGCAGATGCAAATCGAGGTGCAGAGGAAGTTGCAGGAACAAATTGAG GTGCAGAGACACTTGCAGCTCCGTATCGAAGCGCAAGGAAAGTACCTGCGGTCGGTTCTGAGAAAGGCCCAGGAAACACTCGCTGGTTATACTTCGAATTCATTGGGAgtggaggccgccaaggccgAACTCTCGGAGCTGGTCTCTGCGGTGGAGACGGAGTGCTTGAGTTCTTCCTTCTCGCAAGGTAGCTTGATTCCCAAACGAGCTGAACATGCTGACTGCTCCACGGACAGCTGCTTAACTTCATCTTTAGAGAGACAGGACGCAAAGGTTCGAAAGCAACGTAGACTGGAGCACAGCTCCTCTCTCGACAACTGGAGCGAAGGGTCCGACGAGATCAATCCTAATGGCACGAAAGCGGTGGAGACTCGAGCGAACGACATGCTCGGTAAGGAGAAGGGAAGCTGCAGTAGCATCATCTATGGGGAAGCCAGCGTCGAACAGCCCACAAGTGGGAAGCAGGAAACCAGTAGTTTTGGGGTCCCGCGAGGGCTCGATCTAAACAGATAG
- the LOC103716390 gene encoding myb-related protein 2-like isoform X6 codes for MGSQEMPNHGDDRGLVLSVDAKPRLKWTQQLHRRFVDAVSQLGGADKATPKSLMRAMGVPGLTLYHLKSHLQKYRLAKNRDTNTPADCKATSTTTMENEAAHIDQEKTPAQFDETMVQMQIEVQRKLQEQIEVQRHLQLRIEAQGKYLRSVLRKAQETLAGYTSNSLGVEAAKAELSELVSAVETECLSSSFSQGSLIPKRAEHADCSTDSCLTSSLERQDAKVRKQRRLEHSSSLDNWSEGSDEINPNGTKAVETRANDMLGKEKGSCSSIIYGEASVEQPTSGKQETSSFGVPRGLDLNR; via the exons ATGGGTTCGCAGGAAATGCCCAACCATGGCGACGATCGAGGATTGGTCCTCTCTGTTGATGCGAAGCCACGGCTTAAATGGACACAGCAGCTTCACCGGCGCTTCGTTGATGCAGTCTCTCAGCTTGGCGGAGCGGACA AAGCAACACCAAAATCATTGATGCGAGCAATGGGAGTTCCCGGGCTTACTCTTTACCATCTGAAGAGTCATCTTCAG AAATATAGGCTAGCAAAGAATCGAGATACAAACACACCAG CAGATTGCAAGGCAACTAGTACCACGACCATGGAGAACGAAGCTGCCCATATCGATCAGGAGAAAACTCCAGCTCAGTTCGACGA GACCATGGTGCAGATGCAAATCGAGGTGCAGAGGAAGTTGCAGGAACAAATTGAG GTGCAGAGACACTTGCAGCTCCGTATCGAAGCGCAAGGAAAGTACCTGCGGTCGGTTCTGAGAAAGGCCCAGGAAACACTCGCTGGTTATACTTCGAATTCATTGGGAgtggaggccgccaaggccgAACTCTCGGAGCTGGTCTCTGCGGTGGAGACGGAGTGCTTGAGTTCTTCCTTCTCGCAAGGTAGCTTGATTCCCAAACGAGCTGAACATGCTGACTGCTCCACGGACAGCTGCTTAACTTCATCTTTAGAGAGACAGGACGCAAAGGTTCGAAAGCAACGTAGACTGGAGCACAGCTCCTCTCTCGACAACTGGAGCGAAGGGTCCGACGAGATCAATCCTAATGGCACGAAAGCGGTGGAGACTCGAGCGAACGACATGCTCGGTAAGGAGAAGGGAAGCTGCAGTAGCATCATCTATGGGGAAGCCAGCGTCGAACAGCCCACAAGTGGGAAGCAGGAAACCAGTAGTTTTGGGGTCCCGCGAGGGCTCGATCTAAACAGATAG
- the LOC103716390 gene encoding myb-related protein 2-like isoform X1, with protein sequence MGSQEMPNHGDDRGLVLSVDAKPRLKWTQQLHRRFVDAVSQLGGADKATPKSLMRAMGVPGLTLYHLKSHLQKYRLAKNRDTNTPGDNKKKADCKATSTTTMENEAAHIDQEKTPAQFDETMVQMQIEVQRKLQEQIEVQRHLQLRIEAQGKYLRSVLRKAQETLAGYTSNSLGVEAAKAELSELVSAVETECLSSSFSQGSLIPKRAEHADCSTDSCLTSSLERQDAKVRKQRRLEHSSSLDNWSEGSDEINPNGTKAVETRANDMLGKEKGSCSSIIYGEASVEQPTSGKQETSSFGVPRGLDLNR encoded by the exons ATGGGTTCGCAGGAAATGCCCAACCATGGCGACGATCGAGGATTGGTCCTCTCTGTTGATGCGAAGCCACGGCTTAAATGGACACAGCAGCTTCACCGGCGCTTCGTTGATGCAGTCTCTCAGCTTGGCGGAGCGGACA AAGCAACACCAAAATCATTGATGCGAGCAATGGGAGTTCCCGGGCTTACTCTTTACCATCTGAAGAGTCATCTTCAG AAATATAGGCTAGCAAAGAATCGAGATACAAACACACCAGGTGACAATAAAAAGAAAG CAGATTGCAAGGCAACTAGTACCACGACCATGGAGAACGAAGCTGCCCATATCGATCAGGAGAAAACTCCAGCTCAGTTCGACGA GACCATGGTGCAGATGCAAATCGAGGTGCAGAGGAAGTTGCAGGAACAAATTGAG GTGCAGAGACACTTGCAGCTCCGTATCGAAGCGCAAGGAAAGTACCTGCGGTCGGTTCTGAGAAAGGCCCAGGAAACACTCGCTGGTTATACTTCGAATTCATTGGGAgtggaggccgccaaggccgAACTCTCGGAGCTGGTCTCTGCGGTGGAGACGGAGTGCTTGAGTTCTTCCTTCTCGCAAGGTAGCTTGATTCCCAAACGAGCTGAACATGCTGACTGCTCCACGGACAGCTGCTTAACTTCATCTTTAGAGAGACAGGACGCAAAGGTTCGAAAGCAACGTAGACTGGAGCACAGCTCCTCTCTCGACAACTGGAGCGAAGGGTCCGACGAGATCAATCCTAATGGCACGAAAGCGGTGGAGACTCGAGCGAACGACATGCTCGGTAAGGAGAAGGGAAGCTGCAGTAGCATCATCTATGGGGAAGCCAGCGTCGAACAGCCCACAAGTGGGAAGCAGGAAACCAGTAGTTTTGGGGTCCCGCGAGGGCTCGATCTAAACAGATAG
- the LOC103716390 gene encoding myb-related protein 2-like isoform X2 — MGSQEMPNHGDDRGLVLSVDAKPRLKWTQQLHRRFVDAVSQLGGADKATPKSLMRAMGVPGLTLYHLKSHLQKYRLAKNRDTNTPGDNKKKDCKATSTTTMENEAAHIDQEKTPAQFDETMVQMQIEVQRKLQEQIEVQRHLQLRIEAQGKYLRSVLRKAQETLAGYTSNSLGVEAAKAELSELVSAVETECLSSSFSQGSLIPKRAEHADCSTDSCLTSSLERQDAKVRKQRRLEHSSSLDNWSEGSDEINPNGTKAVETRANDMLGKEKGSCSSIIYGEASVEQPTSGKQETSSFGVPRGLDLNR, encoded by the exons ATGGGTTCGCAGGAAATGCCCAACCATGGCGACGATCGAGGATTGGTCCTCTCTGTTGATGCGAAGCCACGGCTTAAATGGACACAGCAGCTTCACCGGCGCTTCGTTGATGCAGTCTCTCAGCTTGGCGGAGCGGACA AAGCAACACCAAAATCATTGATGCGAGCAATGGGAGTTCCCGGGCTTACTCTTTACCATCTGAAGAGTCATCTTCAG AAATATAGGCTAGCAAAGAATCGAGATACAAACACACCAGGTGACAATAAAAAGAAAG ATTGCAAGGCAACTAGTACCACGACCATGGAGAACGAAGCTGCCCATATCGATCAGGAGAAAACTCCAGCTCAGTTCGACGA GACCATGGTGCAGATGCAAATCGAGGTGCAGAGGAAGTTGCAGGAACAAATTGAG GTGCAGAGACACTTGCAGCTCCGTATCGAAGCGCAAGGAAAGTACCTGCGGTCGGTTCTGAGAAAGGCCCAGGAAACACTCGCTGGTTATACTTCGAATTCATTGGGAgtggaggccgccaaggccgAACTCTCGGAGCTGGTCTCTGCGGTGGAGACGGAGTGCTTGAGTTCTTCCTTCTCGCAAGGTAGCTTGATTCCCAAACGAGCTGAACATGCTGACTGCTCCACGGACAGCTGCTTAACTTCATCTTTAGAGAGACAGGACGCAAAGGTTCGAAAGCAACGTAGACTGGAGCACAGCTCCTCTCTCGACAACTGGAGCGAAGGGTCCGACGAGATCAATCCTAATGGCACGAAAGCGGTGGAGACTCGAGCGAACGACATGCTCGGTAAGGAGAAGGGAAGCTGCAGTAGCATCATCTATGGGGAAGCCAGCGTCGAACAGCCCACAAGTGGGAAGCAGGAAACCAGTAGTTTTGGGGTCCCGCGAGGGCTCGATCTAAACAGATAG
- the LOC103716390 gene encoding myb-related protein 2-like isoform X5, with product MPNHGDDRGLVLSVDAKPRLKWTQQLHRRFVDAVSQLGGADKATPKSLMRAMGVPGLTLYHLKSHLQKYRLAKNRDTNTPGDNKKKDCKATSTTTMENEAAHIDQEKTPAQFDETMVQMQIEVQRKLQEQIEVQRHLQLRIEAQGKYLRSVLRKAQETLAGYTSNSLGVEAAKAELSELVSAVETECLSSSFSQGSLIPKRAEHADCSTDSCLTSSLERQDAKVRKQRRLEHSSSLDNWSEGSDEINPNGTKAVETRANDMLGKEKGSCSSIIYGEASVEQPTSGKQETSSFGVPRGLDLNR from the exons ATGCCCAACCATGGCGACGATCGAGGATTGGTCCTCTCTGTTGATGCGAAGCCACGGCTTAAATGGACACAGCAGCTTCACCGGCGCTTCGTTGATGCAGTCTCTCAGCTTGGCGGAGCGGACA AAGCAACACCAAAATCATTGATGCGAGCAATGGGAGTTCCCGGGCTTACTCTTTACCATCTGAAGAGTCATCTTCAG AAATATAGGCTAGCAAAGAATCGAGATACAAACACACCAGGTGACAATAAAAAGAAAG ATTGCAAGGCAACTAGTACCACGACCATGGAGAACGAAGCTGCCCATATCGATCAGGAGAAAACTCCAGCTCAGTTCGACGA GACCATGGTGCAGATGCAAATCGAGGTGCAGAGGAAGTTGCAGGAACAAATTGAG GTGCAGAGACACTTGCAGCTCCGTATCGAAGCGCAAGGAAAGTACCTGCGGTCGGTTCTGAGAAAGGCCCAGGAAACACTCGCTGGTTATACTTCGAATTCATTGGGAgtggaggccgccaaggccgAACTCTCGGAGCTGGTCTCTGCGGTGGAGACGGAGTGCTTGAGTTCTTCCTTCTCGCAAGGTAGCTTGATTCCCAAACGAGCTGAACATGCTGACTGCTCCACGGACAGCTGCTTAACTTCATCTTTAGAGAGACAGGACGCAAAGGTTCGAAAGCAACGTAGACTGGAGCACAGCTCCTCTCTCGACAACTGGAGCGAAGGGTCCGACGAGATCAATCCTAATGGCACGAAAGCGGTGGAGACTCGAGCGAACGACATGCTCGGTAAGGAGAAGGGAAGCTGCAGTAGCATCATCTATGGGGAAGCCAGCGTCGAACAGCCCACAAGTGGGAAGCAGGAAACCAGTAGTTTTGGGGTCCCGCGAGGGCTCGATCTAAACAGATAG
- the LOC103716390 gene encoding myb-related protein 2-like isoform X4, whose protein sequence is MPNHGDDRGLVLSVDAKPRLKWTQQLHRRFVDAVSQLGGADKATPKSLMRAMGVPGLTLYHLKSHLQKYRLAKNRDTNTPGDNKKKADCKATSTTTMENEAAHIDQEKTPAQFDETMVQMQIEVQRKLQEQIEVQRHLQLRIEAQGKYLRSVLRKAQETLAGYTSNSLGVEAAKAELSELVSAVETECLSSSFSQGSLIPKRAEHADCSTDSCLTSSLERQDAKVRKQRRLEHSSSLDNWSEGSDEINPNGTKAVETRANDMLGKEKGSCSSIIYGEASVEQPTSGKQETSSFGVPRGLDLNR, encoded by the exons ATGCCCAACCATGGCGACGATCGAGGATTGGTCCTCTCTGTTGATGCGAAGCCACGGCTTAAATGGACACAGCAGCTTCACCGGCGCTTCGTTGATGCAGTCTCTCAGCTTGGCGGAGCGGACA AAGCAACACCAAAATCATTGATGCGAGCAATGGGAGTTCCCGGGCTTACTCTTTACCATCTGAAGAGTCATCTTCAG AAATATAGGCTAGCAAAGAATCGAGATACAAACACACCAGGTGACAATAAAAAGAAAG CAGATTGCAAGGCAACTAGTACCACGACCATGGAGAACGAAGCTGCCCATATCGATCAGGAGAAAACTCCAGCTCAGTTCGACGA GACCATGGTGCAGATGCAAATCGAGGTGCAGAGGAAGTTGCAGGAACAAATTGAG GTGCAGAGACACTTGCAGCTCCGTATCGAAGCGCAAGGAAAGTACCTGCGGTCGGTTCTGAGAAAGGCCCAGGAAACACTCGCTGGTTATACTTCGAATTCATTGGGAgtggaggccgccaaggccgAACTCTCGGAGCTGGTCTCTGCGGTGGAGACGGAGTGCTTGAGTTCTTCCTTCTCGCAAGGTAGCTTGATTCCCAAACGAGCTGAACATGCTGACTGCTCCACGGACAGCTGCTTAACTTCATCTTTAGAGAGACAGGACGCAAAGGTTCGAAAGCAACGTAGACTGGAGCACAGCTCCTCTCTCGACAACTGGAGCGAAGGGTCCGACGAGATCAATCCTAATGGCACGAAAGCGGTGGAGACTCGAGCGAACGACATGCTCGGTAAGGAGAAGGGAAGCTGCAGTAGCATCATCTATGGGGAAGCCAGCGTCGAACAGCCCACAAGTGGGAAGCAGGAAACCAGTAGTTTTGGGGTCCCGCGAGGGCTCGATCTAAACAGATAG
- the LOC103716390 gene encoding myb-related protein 2-like isoform X9 — protein sequence MGSQEMPNHGDDRGLVLSVDAKPRLKWTQQLHRRFVDAVSQLGGADKATPKSLMRAMGVPGLTLYHLKSHLQKYRLAKNRDTNTPGDNKKKADCKATSTTTMENEAAHIDQEKTPAQFDETMVQMQIEVQRKLQEQIEVQRHLQLRIEAQGKYLRSVLRKAQETLAGYTSNSLGVEAAKAELSELVSAVETECLSSSFSQGRKGSKAT from the exons ATGGGTTCGCAGGAAATGCCCAACCATGGCGACGATCGAGGATTGGTCCTCTCTGTTGATGCGAAGCCACGGCTTAAATGGACACAGCAGCTTCACCGGCGCTTCGTTGATGCAGTCTCTCAGCTTGGCGGAGCGGACA AAGCAACACCAAAATCATTGATGCGAGCAATGGGAGTTCCCGGGCTTACTCTTTACCATCTGAAGAGTCATCTTCAG AAATATAGGCTAGCAAAGAATCGAGATACAAACACACCAGGTGACAATAAAAAGAAAG CAGATTGCAAGGCAACTAGTACCACGACCATGGAGAACGAAGCTGCCCATATCGATCAGGAGAAAACTCCAGCTCAGTTCGACGA GACCATGGTGCAGATGCAAATCGAGGTGCAGAGGAAGTTGCAGGAACAAATTGAG GTGCAGAGACACTTGCAGCTCCGTATCGAAGCGCAAGGAAAGTACCTGCGGTCGGTTCTGAGAAAGGCCCAGGAAACACTCGCTGGTTATACTTCGAATTCATTGGGAgtggaggccgccaaggccgAACTCTCGGAGCTGGTCTCTGCGGTGGAGACGGAGTGCTTGAGTTCTTCCTTCTCGCAAG GACGCAAAGGTTCGAAAGCAACGTAG